A genomic stretch from Arachis stenosperma cultivar V10309 chromosome 3, arast.V10309.gnm1.PFL2, whole genome shotgun sequence includes:
- the LOC130966307 gene encoding uncharacterized protein LOC130966307: MTDPPQEQRKEVKPYILPLPYPQRLQRELKDQQFPKFLEVFKKLEINLPFAEALEQMSLYAKFLKELIKKKRSWNEKETVVLTQECSAVIQRGLPPKLKDQRSFIISCTIGNMTLEKALCDLGASINLISLSLMKKLAIEEVKPTRMSLQMANRSLKILNGVVENLLVKVGEFIFPADFVILGMEEEGHNSIILGRAFLATARAIIDVEKGEMILRVHDEQMIINVFKAM, translated from the coding sequence ATGACAGATCCCCCACAAGAACAGAGGAAGGAGGTTAAACCTTACATCCTTCCTTTGCCATATCCTCAAAGGTTGCAAAGAGAGCTCAAAGACCAGCAATTTCCTAAGTTTTTAGAGGTTTTCAAAAAGTTGGAAATCAATCTTCCATTTGCTGAAGCATTAGAGCAAATGTCCTTGTATGCAAAATTTCTAAAGGAACTCATcaagaagaagagaagctggAATGAAAAGGAAACTGTGGTCTTGACCCAAGAGTGTAGTGCTGTTATCCAAAGAGGTCTcccaccaaaactcaaagaccAAAGGAGCTTTATCATATCATGCACCATAGGCAACATGACATTGGAAAAGGCTCTCTGTGATTTAGGTGCAAGCATCAATTTGATATCTCTCTCATTGATGAAAAAGCTTGCAATAGAGGAAGTTAAACCCACCAGAATGTCACTTCAAATGGCAAATAGATCACTCAAGATACTTAATGGAGTTGTAGAGAACTTATTGGTGAAGGTTGGAGAATTTATTTTCCCTGCTGATTTTGTCATTTTGGGCATGGAAGAAGAGGGAcacaattcaatcatcttggggcgagctttcttagccacagcaagagcgaTCATTGATGTAGAAAAGGGAGAAATGATCCTCAGGGTGCATGATGAACAAATGATCATTAATGTCTTTAAAGCCATGTAA